From the genome of Populus alba chromosome 10, ASM523922v2, whole genome shotgun sequence, one region includes:
- the LOC118046350 gene encoding long chain acyl-CoA synthetase 6, peroxisomal isoform X1, whose protein sequence is MDSAMTAPDTAQRRIKAIHSHLITAAAHDDSPPQLRHNPTAGEFFSEQGYSVVLPEKLQTGKWNVYRSARSPLQLVSRFPDHPEIGTLHDNFARSVETFRDYKYLGTRIRVDGTVGDYKWMTFGEAGTARTEIGSGLIYHGIPKGSTIGIYFINRPEWMIVDHACSAYSYISVPLYDTLGPDAVKYIVNHAVVHAIFCVPQTLNMLLSCLSEIPSARLIVVVGGIDDQMPSLPSSTGVQVVTYSKLLSQGRSSLQPFHPPKPEDIATICYTSGTTGTPKGVVLTHGNFIATVAGISLSTSYSTSDIFISYLPLAHIYERVNQVMTVYCGVAVGFYQGDNMKLMDDMAALRPTIFCSVPRLYNRIYAGIMNAVKASGGLRERLFNAAYNAKKQALLNGKNPSPMWDRLVFNKIKDRLGGRVRLIVSGASPLSPDVLEFLKICFGGRIIEGYGMTETTSPISSMDEGDNLNGHVGSPSPACEVKLVDVPEMNYTSDDKPYPRGEICIRGPIVFQGYYKDEEQTREVINEDGWFHSGDIGLWLPGGRLKIIDRKKNIFKLAQGEYIAPEKIENVYAKCKFIAQCFVYGDSLNSSLVAVVSVDHDVLKAWAASEGNKYENLAQLCNDPRVKAAILADMDAVGREAQLRGFEFVKAVTLVLEQFTVENGLLTPTFKIKRPQAKAYYEKAISNMYAELAASDPSSKKVL, encoded by the exons ATGGACTCGGCGATGACAGCTCCCGATACAGCTCAACGTCGCATTAAAGCTATTCACAGCCACCTCATCACCGCCGCTGCCCATGATGATTCTCCGCCTCAACTCCGTCACAATCCCACCGCTGGAGAGTTCTTCTCTG AGCAGGGGTACAGCGTTGTGCTTCCAGAGAAATTGCAAACAGGAAAGTGGAATGTGTACAG GTCTGCTCGTTCCCCTTTACAGCTTGTGAGTAGATTTCCTGATCATCCTGAAATCGGTACATTGCATGATAATTTTGC GCGCTCAGTTGAAACTTTCCGGGACTACAAATATCTGGGCACACGAATTCGTGTTGATGGAACAGTTGGAGA CTACAAATGGATGACGTTCGGAGAAGCAGGTACTGCACGAACTGAGATAGGTTCTGGTTTAATATACCATGGAATACCTAAG GGATCTACTATTGGAATATATTTTATCAACAGGCCAGAATGGATGATTGTTGACCATGCGTGCTCTGCATACTCTTACATATCCGTACCTTTATATGACACACTCG GTCCTGATGCTGTCAAGTATATTGTAAATCATGCTGTTGTACATGCTATATTTTGTGTGCCTCAAACATTGAATATG TTATTGAGTTGCTTGTCTGAGATTCCATCTGCACGTCTAATTGTG GTGGTTGGAGGAATAGATGATCAAATGCCATCTCTTCCATCGTCAACTGGAGTTCAGGTTGTGACATATTCAAAACTGCTGAGTCAG GGTCGCAGTAGCCTGCAGCCCTTTCACCCGCCAAAGCCTGAGGATATTGCTACCATTTGCTACACAAGTGGTACAACTGGAACACCAAAG GGAGTTGTATTGACCCATGGAAACTTTATTGCAACTGTTGCTGGGATCTCGCTTTCTACTTCATACAGCACATCAGATAT TTTCATTTCATATTTGCCTTTGGCGCACATTTATGAACGGGTAAACCAGGTCATGACGGTTTATTGTGGAGTTGCTGTTGGATTCTACCAGGGG GATAATATGAAACTAATGGATGATATGGCTGCTCTACGACCCACTATATTCTGCAGTGTTCCTCGGCTGTACAATAGAATATATGCAGG TATTATGAATGCTGTAAAGGCATCTGGTGGGTTAAGGGAGAGGTTATTCAATGCTGCTTATAATGCTAAGAAGCAAGCACTACTGAACG GCAAGAATCCATCTCCGATGTGGGACAGACTGGTGTTCAATAAGATTAAGGATAGACTTGGAGGGCGAGTTCGTTTAATTGTGTCAGGTGCTTCACCGCTGTCTCCTGATGTGTTGGAGTTTTTGAAGAT CTGTTTTGGTGGGCGGATAATTGAAGGGTATGGAATGACTGAGACAACTTCTCCTATATCTTCCATGGATGAGGGTGACAACCTCAATGGTCATGTTGGTTCTCCTAGTCCAGCTTGTG AAGTAAAGCTCGTGGATGTTCCAGAAATGAACTACACATCTGATGATAAGCCGTATCCTCGTGGTGAAATCTGTATAAGGGGTCCAATTGTTTTCCAAGGCTATTACAAAGATGAAGAACAGAC GAGAGAAGTAATCAATGAAGATGGATGGTTTCATTCTGGGGATATAGGATTATGGCTACCTGGAGGCCGTCTAAAGATTATTGATAG AAAGAAGAACATTTTTAAGCTGGCACAAGGAGAGTACATAGCTCCGGAGAAAATTGAGAATGTTTATGCTAAATGCAAGTTTATTGCCCAGTGCTTTGTCTATG GGGACAGCCTAAATTCTTCTTTGGTAGCTGTTGTTTCAGTAGACCATGATGTGTTGAAAGCATGGGCTGCTTCTGAAGGCAATAAG TATGAAAATTTAGCACAACTGTGCAATGATCCTAGAGTTAAGGCTGCTATACTTGCAGACATGGATGCTGTCGGAAGGGAAGCTCAG CTGCGAGGTTTTGAATTTGTTAAAGCTGTGACACTGGTGCTAGAACAATTTACAGTGGAAAATGGTCTTCTGACCCCAACATTTAAG ATTAAGAGACCTCAGGCAAAGGCATACTACGAGAAAGCAATATCAAATATGTATGCAGAACTGGCTGCATCTGATCCCTCTTCTAAGAAGGTGTTGTGA
- the LOC118046350 gene encoding long chain acyl-CoA synthetase 6, peroxisomal isoform X3 — translation MTFGEAGTARTEIGSGLIYHGIPKGSTIGIYFINRPEWMIVDHACSAYSYISVPLYDTLGPDAVKYIVNHAVVHAIFCVPQTLNMLLSCLSEIPSARLIVVVGGIDDQMPSLPSSTGVQVVTYSKLLSQGRSSLQPFHPPKPEDIATICYTSGTTGTPKGVVLTHGNFIATVAGISLSTSYSTSDIFISYLPLAHIYERVNQVMTVYCGVAVGFYQGDNMKLMDDMAALRPTIFCSVPRLYNRIYAGIMNAVKASGGLRERLFNAAYNAKKQALLNGKNPSPMWDRLVFNKIKDRLGGRVRLIVSGASPLSPDVLEFLKICFGGRIIEGYGMTETTSPISSMDEGDNLNGHVGSPSPACEVKLVDVPEMNYTSDDKPYPRGEICIRGPIVFQGYYKDEEQTREVINEDGWFHSGDIGLWLPGGRLKIIDRKKNIFKLAQGEYIAPEKIENVYAKCKFIAQCFVYGDSLNSSLVAVVSVDHDVLKAWAASEGNKYENLAQLCNDPRVKAAILADMDAVGREAQLRGFEFVKAVTLVLEQFTVENGLLTPTFKIKRPQAKAYYEKAISNMYAELAASDPSSKKVL, via the exons ATGACGTTCGGAGAAGCAGGTACTGCACGAACTGAGATAGGTTCTGGTTTAATATACCATGGAATACCTAAG GGATCTACTATTGGAATATATTTTATCAACAGGCCAGAATGGATGATTGTTGACCATGCGTGCTCTGCATACTCTTACATATCCGTACCTTTATATGACACACTCG GTCCTGATGCTGTCAAGTATATTGTAAATCATGCTGTTGTACATGCTATATTTTGTGTGCCTCAAACATTGAATATG TTATTGAGTTGCTTGTCTGAGATTCCATCTGCACGTCTAATTGTG GTGGTTGGAGGAATAGATGATCAAATGCCATCTCTTCCATCGTCAACTGGAGTTCAGGTTGTGACATATTCAAAACTGCTGAGTCAG GGTCGCAGTAGCCTGCAGCCCTTTCACCCGCCAAAGCCTGAGGATATTGCTACCATTTGCTACACAAGTGGTACAACTGGAACACCAAAG GGAGTTGTATTGACCCATGGAAACTTTATTGCAACTGTTGCTGGGATCTCGCTTTCTACTTCATACAGCACATCAGATAT TTTCATTTCATATTTGCCTTTGGCGCACATTTATGAACGGGTAAACCAGGTCATGACGGTTTATTGTGGAGTTGCTGTTGGATTCTACCAGGGG GATAATATGAAACTAATGGATGATATGGCTGCTCTACGACCCACTATATTCTGCAGTGTTCCTCGGCTGTACAATAGAATATATGCAGG TATTATGAATGCTGTAAAGGCATCTGGTGGGTTAAGGGAGAGGTTATTCAATGCTGCTTATAATGCTAAGAAGCAAGCACTACTGAACG GCAAGAATCCATCTCCGATGTGGGACAGACTGGTGTTCAATAAGATTAAGGATAGACTTGGAGGGCGAGTTCGTTTAATTGTGTCAGGTGCTTCACCGCTGTCTCCTGATGTGTTGGAGTTTTTGAAGAT CTGTTTTGGTGGGCGGATAATTGAAGGGTATGGAATGACTGAGACAACTTCTCCTATATCTTCCATGGATGAGGGTGACAACCTCAATGGTCATGTTGGTTCTCCTAGTCCAGCTTGTG AAGTAAAGCTCGTGGATGTTCCAGAAATGAACTACACATCTGATGATAAGCCGTATCCTCGTGGTGAAATCTGTATAAGGGGTCCAATTGTTTTCCAAGGCTATTACAAAGATGAAGAACAGAC GAGAGAAGTAATCAATGAAGATGGATGGTTTCATTCTGGGGATATAGGATTATGGCTACCTGGAGGCCGTCTAAAGATTATTGATAG AAAGAAGAACATTTTTAAGCTGGCACAAGGAGAGTACATAGCTCCGGAGAAAATTGAGAATGTTTATGCTAAATGCAAGTTTATTGCCCAGTGCTTTGTCTATG GGGACAGCCTAAATTCTTCTTTGGTAGCTGTTGTTTCAGTAGACCATGATGTGTTGAAAGCATGGGCTGCTTCTGAAGGCAATAAG TATGAAAATTTAGCACAACTGTGCAATGATCCTAGAGTTAAGGCTGCTATACTTGCAGACATGGATGCTGTCGGAAGGGAAGCTCAG CTGCGAGGTTTTGAATTTGTTAAAGCTGTGACACTGGTGCTAGAACAATTTACAGTGGAAAATGGTCTTCTGACCCCAACATTTAAG ATTAAGAGACCTCAGGCAAAGGCATACTACGAGAAAGCAATATCAAATATGTATGCAGAACTGGCTGCATCTGATCCCTCTTCTAAGAAGGTGTTGTGA
- the LOC118046350 gene encoding long chain acyl-CoA synthetase 6, peroxisomal isoform X2, with protein sequence MDSAMTAPDTAQRRIKAIHSHLITAAAHDDSPPQLRHNPTAGEFFSEQGYSVVLPEKLQTGKWNVYRSARSPLQLVSRFPDHPEIGTLHDNFARSVETFRDYKYLGTRIRVDGTVGDYKWMTFGEAGTARTEIGSGLIYHGIPKGSTIGIYFINRPEWMIVDHACSAYSYISVPLYDTLGPDAVKYIVNHAVVHAIFCVPQTLNMLLSCLSEIPSARLIVVVGGIDDQMPSLPSSTGVQVVTYSKLLSQGRSSLQPFHPPKPEDIATICYTSGTTGTPKGVVLTHGNFIATVAGISLSTSYSTSDIFISYLPLAHIYERVNQVMTVYCGVAVGFYQGDNMKLMDDMAALRPTIFCSVPRLYNRIYAGIMNAVKASGGLRERLFNAAYNAKKQALLNGKNPSPMWDRLVFNKIKDRLGGRVRLIVSGASPLSPDVLEFLKICFGGRIIEGYGMTETTSPISSMDEGDNLNGHVGSPSPACVKLVDVPEMNYTSDDKPYPRGEICIRGPIVFQGYYKDEEQTREVINEDGWFHSGDIGLWLPGGRLKIIDRKKNIFKLAQGEYIAPEKIENVYAKCKFIAQCFVYGDSLNSSLVAVVSVDHDVLKAWAASEGNKYENLAQLCNDPRVKAAILADMDAVGREAQLRGFEFVKAVTLVLEQFTVENGLLTPTFKIKRPQAKAYYEKAISNMYAELAASDPSSKKVL encoded by the exons ATGGACTCGGCGATGACAGCTCCCGATACAGCTCAACGTCGCATTAAAGCTATTCACAGCCACCTCATCACCGCCGCTGCCCATGATGATTCTCCGCCTCAACTCCGTCACAATCCCACCGCTGGAGAGTTCTTCTCTG AGCAGGGGTACAGCGTTGTGCTTCCAGAGAAATTGCAAACAGGAAAGTGGAATGTGTACAG GTCTGCTCGTTCCCCTTTACAGCTTGTGAGTAGATTTCCTGATCATCCTGAAATCGGTACATTGCATGATAATTTTGC GCGCTCAGTTGAAACTTTCCGGGACTACAAATATCTGGGCACACGAATTCGTGTTGATGGAACAGTTGGAGA CTACAAATGGATGACGTTCGGAGAAGCAGGTACTGCACGAACTGAGATAGGTTCTGGTTTAATATACCATGGAATACCTAAG GGATCTACTATTGGAATATATTTTATCAACAGGCCAGAATGGATGATTGTTGACCATGCGTGCTCTGCATACTCTTACATATCCGTACCTTTATATGACACACTCG GTCCTGATGCTGTCAAGTATATTGTAAATCATGCTGTTGTACATGCTATATTTTGTGTGCCTCAAACATTGAATATG TTATTGAGTTGCTTGTCTGAGATTCCATCTGCACGTCTAATTGTG GTGGTTGGAGGAATAGATGATCAAATGCCATCTCTTCCATCGTCAACTGGAGTTCAGGTTGTGACATATTCAAAACTGCTGAGTCAG GGTCGCAGTAGCCTGCAGCCCTTTCACCCGCCAAAGCCTGAGGATATTGCTACCATTTGCTACACAAGTGGTACAACTGGAACACCAAAG GGAGTTGTATTGACCCATGGAAACTTTATTGCAACTGTTGCTGGGATCTCGCTTTCTACTTCATACAGCACATCAGATAT TTTCATTTCATATTTGCCTTTGGCGCACATTTATGAACGGGTAAACCAGGTCATGACGGTTTATTGTGGAGTTGCTGTTGGATTCTACCAGGGG GATAATATGAAACTAATGGATGATATGGCTGCTCTACGACCCACTATATTCTGCAGTGTTCCTCGGCTGTACAATAGAATATATGCAGG TATTATGAATGCTGTAAAGGCATCTGGTGGGTTAAGGGAGAGGTTATTCAATGCTGCTTATAATGCTAAGAAGCAAGCACTACTGAACG GCAAGAATCCATCTCCGATGTGGGACAGACTGGTGTTCAATAAGATTAAGGATAGACTTGGAGGGCGAGTTCGTTTAATTGTGTCAGGTGCTTCACCGCTGTCTCCTGATGTGTTGGAGTTTTTGAAGAT CTGTTTTGGTGGGCGGATAATTGAAGGGTATGGAATGACTGAGACAACTTCTCCTATATCTTCCATGGATGAGGGTGACAACCTCAATGGTCATGTTGGTTCTCCTAGTCCAGCTTGTG TAAAGCTCGTGGATGTTCCAGAAATGAACTACACATCTGATGATAAGCCGTATCCTCGTGGTGAAATCTGTATAAGGGGTCCAATTGTTTTCCAAGGCTATTACAAAGATGAAGAACAGAC GAGAGAAGTAATCAATGAAGATGGATGGTTTCATTCTGGGGATATAGGATTATGGCTACCTGGAGGCCGTCTAAAGATTATTGATAG AAAGAAGAACATTTTTAAGCTGGCACAAGGAGAGTACATAGCTCCGGAGAAAATTGAGAATGTTTATGCTAAATGCAAGTTTATTGCCCAGTGCTTTGTCTATG GGGACAGCCTAAATTCTTCTTTGGTAGCTGTTGTTTCAGTAGACCATGATGTGTTGAAAGCATGGGCTGCTTCTGAAGGCAATAAG TATGAAAATTTAGCACAACTGTGCAATGATCCTAGAGTTAAGGCTGCTATACTTGCAGACATGGATGCTGTCGGAAGGGAAGCTCAG CTGCGAGGTTTTGAATTTGTTAAAGCTGTGACACTGGTGCTAGAACAATTTACAGTGGAAAATGGTCTTCTGACCCCAACATTTAAG ATTAAGAGACCTCAGGCAAAGGCATACTACGAGAAAGCAATATCAAATATGTATGCAGAACTGGCTGCATCTGATCCCTCTTCTAAGAAGGTGTTGTGA